One genomic segment of Ipomoea triloba cultivar NCNSP0323 chromosome 9, ASM357664v1 includes these proteins:
- the LOC116030191 gene encoding pheophytinase, chloroplastic-like yields MMEMVSCYSGACCYVVNVRRELIDRTPSLTQLRIPTRPDRSWCCAVIRPSCLRHSGLDNLRSKKLRSSRGYQIASALKESSSGLLSGDYDSYVVDGTASDAGESVPKVFVPSLPDGSNGDYGAPVDGSFWEWKPELNVHYEKSGSGNVNSPPVLFLPGFGVGSFHYKKQLKDLGSDFRVWALDFLGQGRSLPSKDLTTLQFNGVGEDLIWGFGDEAQPWAKELVFSMDLWRDQVRYFIEEVIKEPVYIVGNSLGGFVALSLAARHPELVKGVTLLNATPFWTFLPNPIKSPRLSRMLPWAGTFPLPTTVRNIMKLLWQKISDPESIAEVLKQVYADHSINVDEVFSHIIETTKHPAAAASLASIMFAPGSQLSFKEALSGCQENDVPICLVYGKEDPWVTPYWGFRVKRRMPEAPYYEISPAGHCPHDEVPEVVNFLLRGWIRSLESSGLVTLPLLDSPECAAFDISREVEFIRGGLKKSVNVQFYGSTTSQWERFGFYVKSLLKTEGLKLLGRT; encoded by the exons ATGATGGAAATGGTTTCCTGTTATTCTGGGGCATGCTGTTATGTTGTAAATGTTAGGAGGGAATTGATTGACAGAACTCCAAGTTTAACTCAGTTAAGGATTCCCACACGACCAGATAGAAGTTGGTGTTGTGCTGTTATTAGACCTAGCTGTTTGAGACACTCAGGTTTGGATAATTTGAGGTCTAAGAAACTTCGGAGCAGTCGAGGTTATCAAATTGCCAGTGCTCTCAAAGAATCTAGTTCCGGTCTCTTGAGTGGAGACTATGATTCATATGTAGTTGATGGTACCGCGAGTGATGCTGGGGAATCAGTGCCTAAGGTTTTTGTTCCTAGTTTACCGGATGGATCGAATGGTGATTATGGAGCTCCAGTTGACGGTTCTTTCTGGGAATGGAAGCCGGAATTGAATGTTCATTACGAGAAATCAGGGTCTGGGAATGTGAATTCGCCGCCAGTGCTCTTTCTTCCGGGTTTTGGTGTTGGTTCCTTTCATTACAAAAAACAACTAAAGGATCTCGGGTCTGATTTTAGGGTATGGGCGTTGGATTTTTTAGGGCAGGGTAGGTCGCTGCCGAGCAAAGACCTGACGACCTTGCAGTTCAATGGTGTTGGAGAAGATCTTATCTGGGGTTTTGGAGATGAGGCTCAACCGTGGGCGAAAGAACTCGTTTTTTCTATGGACCTATGGAGAGACCAAGTTCGCTACTTTATTGAAGAG GTTATTAAAGAACCCGTTTATATTGTGGGGAACTCGCTTGGCGGGTTTGTTGCACTCTCCCTTGCAGCACGCCACCCTGAATTGGTGAAAGGCGTTACGTTGCTAAATGCAACACCTTTTTGGACTTTTCTTCCTAATCCGATTAAATCTCCAAGATTATCCAGAATGCTCCCTTGGGCGGGGACCTTTCCTCTTCCAACGACGGTTAGAAATATCATGAAGCTTTT ATGGCAGAAAATCAGTGATCCCGAAAGCATTGCAGAGGTTCTAAAACAGGTCTATGCAGATCACTCTATAAATGTGGATGAAGTGTTTTCTCATATAATTGAGACAACAAAGCATCCCGCTGCAGCTGCATCCTTAGCCTCAATAATGTTTGCTCCCGGGAGTCAATTGTCATTCAAAGAGGCTCTCTCCGG GTGCCAAGAAAACGATGTACCCATATGCCTCGTTTATGGGAAGGAAGATCCATGGGTGACGCCTTATTGGGGCTTTCGGGTCAAGAGGCGAATGCCCGAGGCTCCATATTACGAGATTAGCCCCGCAGGTCACTGCCCCCACGACGAAGTCCCAGAG GTCGTGAACTTTCTTTTGCGGGGCTGGATCAGAAGCTTGGAGTCGAGCGGCTTGGTCACGCTGCCCCTACTCGATAGCCCAGAGTGCGCCGCCTTCGACATTTCCAGGGAGGTGGAGTTCATCCGAGGAGGACTAAAGAAATCGGTGAATGTACAATTTTATGGATCCACAACGTCGCAGTGGGAAAGGTTTGGTTTTTATGTTAAATCTCTGCTCAAGACAGAAGGCCTAAAACTCCTAGGAAGAACATAG